DNA sequence from the Sulfurimonas sediminis genome:
GAGATTTTATTTAAAAGAGTACCTTAGTTTTAAAGAAGCAGAACTTGATTTGCAGCCTGGACTGGTTGTGTTTACCGGTCCAAGTGGGAGTGGGAAGTCTATACTTATGGAGTCCATTCTAGCTTCTGTAGGTGGGGCTTCTTGTGATGCAAGTATTTGTGAGAGTAGTGTGACCTGGCAGATAGATGAGGACAATGTGGGAATTTCAAATGATGATATCAATGTTTTTAAGCACATTAAAAAAGAAAAGTCCCGCTATTTTATAAACAATCAGTCTCTTTCAAAAAAGTCTATTTCCAAGGTTGCTTCAGCGTATTTGCGGCATTTGAGTTTAAAAGATTTCAGTGATTTTAAAAATGAAAATCTGCTTGAAATTTTAGACAACAGGGTAGGGGCAAAGTCTCAAAAAATCACAAAGCTAAAAGAGAAGTATAAAGAAACATTTTTAGAGTATCAAGAGGTAAAAAAGGCTTTACATGTAATAGCACAGGAGGAGAAAAAAATAGTTGAACTTAAAGAGTTCGCAGCGTATGAGATAAAGAAAATAGAAGATATAAACCCAACTGTCGGTGAAGATGAAGATCTTTTACAGATAAAAAAAGAGCTTTCAAAAAAAGAGAAAGTTTTAGGCAGTATAGAGTCTGCAAATGAGATTTTCAATTATGAGCATTTGGTCTCATCTGCTTTGGAAGCACTGGATGAGCAGAGTGGTTTTTTTGATGATGCCATGAATGAGTTGCGAAGTGTTTTGGAGAGTGCACAGGAGCGTTTTTCTGCACTAGATGATGTTGATGTTGAAGAGGTGCTCAATCGCATAGAAGCGCTCAGTGGTCTTAAACGAAGGTATGGAAGTATAGAAGAGGCATTGGAGTACAAAAGACAAAAAGAATTAGAACTCAAAAAGTATGAAAACATAGAAGTGGCAAAAAATGACTTACATGTAAGGGTTGAAAAACTCTCTGCAGAGGTGAAAGAACTTGCCGATACACTCAGTGATTTTCGCACCAAGGCTTTGCCTGCATTTGTTAAAGATTTGAACAGTTACTTAAACAGTTTGTATTTAAGAGATGCAAAAATTCACATGAGTAGAGTCGATTATGATTTATATGGGCAAGACAAACTTGAAATAGAGCTAAATGAAACAGAACTCTCCAAGATAAGTACAGGAGAATTTAACCGTCTTCGTTTGGCGGTTTTAGCCTTAAAGTCGGAGTTTATGAGCGGAAACGGTGGGGTTTTGATGCTTGATGAGATAGATGCAAACTTAAGCGGTGAAGAGTCTATGAGTGTGGCAAAAGTGCTGAAAAAACTCTCAAAACATTTTCAGATATTTGTGATTTCTCATCAGCCACAACTGACTTCTATGGGTGATCAGCACTTTTTGGTTTATAAAGATGGTAAAATATCAAAAACAAAAGAGCTGAACATGGACGAACGGGTAAATGAAATAGCCAGAATTATCAGTGGAGAAACTGTTTCGAGTGAAGCCAAAAAGTTTGCAAGAGAGCTGTTGGAAGCCAATAAA
Encoded proteins:
- a CDS encoding AAA family ATPase, with amino-acid sequence MIERFYLKEYLSFKEAELDLQPGLVVFTGPSGSGKSILMESILASVGGASCDASICESSVTWQIDEDNVGISNDDINVFKHIKKEKSRYFINNQSLSKKSISKVASAYLRHLSLKDFSDFKNENLLEILDNRVGAKSQKITKLKEKYKETFLEYQEVKKALHVIAQEEKKIVELKEFAAYEIKKIEDINPTVGEDEDLLQIKKELSKKEKVLGSIESANEIFNYEHLVSSALEALDEQSGFFDDAMNELRSVLESAQERFSALDDVDVEEVLNRIEALSGLKRRYGSIEEALEYKRQKELELKKYENIEVAKNDLHVRVEKLSAEVKELADTLSDFRTKALPAFVKDLNSYLNSLYLRDAKIHMSRVDYDLYGQDKLEIELNETELSKISTGEFNRLRLAVLALKSEFMSGNGGVLMLDEIDANLSGEESMSVAKVLKKLSKHFQIFVISHQPQLTSMGDQHFLVYKDGKISKTKELNMDERVNEIARIISGETVSSEAKKFARELLEANKCVS